A segment of the Streptomyces sp. NBC_00376 genome:
CGGGGTAGTGCCGGGCCGGTCGGGGCGTGGCGTAGTGCTCGGTGAGTTTGTCGAAGAGTTCCTCGACGTGGACGGCCAGATAGCGGTTGGTGGTCTGGATGTCGGCGTGCCGCATGATCGTCTGGACTTCCGGGAGCGTGAGCTTTCCACGGTTGGCCATGCGGTAGGCGGCGGTGTGCCGCAGATCGTGCAGGGACCAGTTCGTTCCCAGCAGCGTGTTCGCCCGCTGCATGACTCGGCGCATGGCCCAGTAGCTCAGCGGACGCTCGGGGCCTCGGCGGGCCCGCCAGACCGGTTCGCCATCGACGGGTGCGCCGGCTGCGTCGAGGTAGAGGGCCAGGCGGAACAGGCCCTGCGGGGAGACCGGGACTGCCTCCCTGGCCCGGGTGCCCTTGGTGATCACGTAGATCCGCTGGCCGGACCAGTCGATGTCGCCGACGGCGATACCGAGGAGTTCCTTGGCGCGGGCGCCGCTGGAGACAAAGATCTCCAGCAGTGCCCGGTCACGGTCGCAGTTCATCGCGGCGAACAGTTCGTCCCACAGCCGGTCGGGAATCGACCGCGGCGGACGGTCGGGCACCCGCTGCCGCAGCCGGGCCCGGCCCACCACCGGCGTGGGCTCCAGCGGGCTGCGGTGCCCCAGCGCGCGGCGCCGCTGAGCCGAGTGCGGCACAGGGTTGACGACCGGGCCGCGGCCCTGATGCGCGTGGAACTCGTAGAACCCGCTGATCACCGTCAGAGCGTGGTTGATGGTACGCGGCGCGTATCCGGCGCCCAGGGATGCTTTGCCCGTGCGGAGATTGACTGTCCCGGCCACCGGAGCATCGGCCAGGTGCCGCTGACGCTGCGGGTTGGCGGCTGAGCGCAGCCAACCCGTCAGCACCGCGACGGGACTGCTGCACGGATAGGTGACACCTGACCTGGCTTGCTGAGAGGCGGCCTGGAAGGACTCCGGCTCCGGACGAGCAGACCGCGCTGGCCGAGCCCTCGCCTGCACCCGTCACGATGCCGGAACCGGTCGTCCCCGCAGAACCGCTCCTCGCTGGCTGTACCCCCGAAGACCTGAGCCGGCTCGGCGTCGCCGACGTGCTCATCGGCGTCGCCCTCACCGTCACGACCGACGAGGAACTCGACCACCTCATTGCCGGTGCCCCGCGTCTGACCGCCGAGGTCCTCACCGGCCTCGGCTCTGGCATGTCCGTGGACGAGGTCGAGCGTGAGATCACCCAGCCCGCCTCCACCGAACTCAAGCCGGGCTTCGAGGACGACATGGCGGCGGCCCTCATCCGCACCGCGGTCACCACGGTCGACGACGACATCCGCAACGTCCTCGCCGAGGGCGATTTCCGTGCCTGGAAGGTCTACCTCCACCCCACTCAGCGCAAGATCGTCGAGCGGAACTACGGCGGCCCCGCCCGCGTCAGCGGCGGCCCCGGAACCGGCAAGACCATCGTTGCCCTGCATCGTGTGGCCCGCCTCGCTGCAGCTCTGCCACCCGGCCACAACAAGCCGATCCTGCTGACCACGTACACCAAGAACCTCACGGCCGACCTGCGCTCCCGACTCGCCTCACTCATGGACCCGGCACTGCTCGGCCGCGTCGACATCAAGCACATCGACCAGCTCGCGCAGAGCGTCCTCGCGGAGAACGCTGCGCCCGGCTCGCAGCGCAGCCTGATTGCCGACGACCAGGCCCTGGACGTACTGCGCGAAGTTCTCTTCGAGCACGACGAGCAGCGCTGGGGCGCCGAGTTCCTCTTCGATGAATGGGAACAGATCGTCCTCGGTCAGTCCCTCGCGACCCGCCAGGACTACTTCAAGGCCCGTCGCGCCGGCATGGGACGTGCCCTGGCCCGCCCTGAACGTGCCGCCATCTGGAAGCTGCTCGACCAGTTCACCCTGCGCCTCAACGGCCTGGGCCGGGAGACCTGGGCGCAGGCTGCCGAACGGGCGGCCCGCTACGAGATGGAACGCGCCCACAAGATCAAGATCCGTGCCGAGCGCAAGGCGGACATCGGCGGCGGAGACCTGGTCCACCTCGACGACAACAGCTCAGCGATGCGCTACCTGCGCCATCGCTACCAGCACATCGTCGTCGACGACGCCCAGGACCTCAGCCCCGCCCACTGGAAGATGCTGCGTGCCATGGTCGCGTCTGGTGAGGGCGACCTCTTCATCGCCAGCGACACCCACCAGCGGATCTATGACCGGCAGGTCACCCTCTCCACCGTCGGCGTCCACATCCGCGGCCGCGCCTCGAAGCTGACGCTCAGCTACCGCACCACCCAGGAGATCCTCGACCAGGCCGCCAAGGTCGTCCGAGGGGCCACCTATGACGACCTCGACGACGGCACCGACACCCTCAATGGCTACCACTCCCTGCTGCACGGCCCCACCCCCGAGTACGTCGCCTGCGCCGACTGGACCGACGAGATCGCCCAGCTCGCCGAAACTCTCAAGCAGTGGCGCGATGACATTGCCCAGCCCGCCGCGGACGGTACGGTGCGCGACCCGAGCGGCACCATGGCCGACGGCGAGATGGCCGGCCGCGTCGCCACCGACCTGGAAATGAAGCACGGCATCACCATAGCCACCCTCACCAAGGACGGCCCGCAGGGCAGCGGCGAGGTTCACATCGGCACGATGCACCGGTTCAAGGGGCTCGAATACCAGAAGCTCGCGATTATCGGCGCGAGTGACGGGATCCTTCCGCGCACAGCCCTCGTCGAGCAGTACGAGAACACCGACCCCAACCGGTACGAGCGCGAGATCAAGAAGAGCCGCAGCCAACTCTTCGTCGCCACCACGCGAGCTCGTGACGCATTGCGTATCTCTTGGCACGGAAATCCCAGTCCGTTCCTGCCTTTGTAGTCGGTCGGACTCCATGCTGCTGTGATCGGAGGAACGGGCCCGCCATTGCAGGGGAGGTTCCAGGGATTTTCTGCCGCGTATGCAGGCAAGGTTCTGACAGCGCTGAAAGGTACGAACGCGCTGTCAGAACCTCTTTTAATCAGAATTTGAGGTGTTCACCGCGGTCCCGCCCGCGCCATCTTCTCGTGCTGACGGTCATGCGACCATTCGGCATCGCTCGTCCAGCCATTTCCGGACCTCCGCCGGAGAGAACCGAAGCTGTTGGCCTACGCGAAAGCTCGGCAGTTCCTCCTTGAGATGGTTGTCGTACACCCAAGAAGTGGGCTTCCCGAGATAGGCGGCAAGCGCCTTGACGTCCCACATCGGCTCACTCACAAA
Coding sequences within it:
- a CDS encoding helix-turn-helix domain-containing protein; translation: MWDVKALAAYLGKPTSWVYDNHLKEELPSFRVGQQLRFSPAEVRKWLDERCRMVA
- a CDS encoding UvrD-helicase domain-containing protein, translating into MPEPVVPAEPLLAGCTPEDLSRLGVADVLIGVALTVTTDEELDHLIAGAPRLTAEVLTGLGSGMSVDEVEREITQPASTELKPGFEDDMAAALIRTAVTTVDDDIRNVLAEGDFRAWKVYLHPTQRKIVERNYGGPARVSGGPGTGKTIVALHRVARLAAALPPGHNKPILLTTYTKNLTADLRSRLASLMDPALLGRVDIKHIDQLAQSVLAENAAPGSQRSLIADDQALDVLREVLFEHDEQRWGAEFLFDEWEQIVLGQSLATRQDYFKARRAGMGRALARPERAAIWKLLDQFTLRLNGLGRETWAQAAERAARYEMERAHKIKIRAERKADIGGGDLVHLDDNSSAMRYLRHRYQHIVVDDAQDLSPAHWKMLRAMVASGEGDLFIASDTHQRIYDRQVTLSTVGVHIRGRASKLTLSYRTTQEILDQAAKVVRGATYDDLDDGTDTLNGYHSLLHGPTPEYVACADWTDEIAQLAETLKQWRDDIAQPAADGTVRDPSGTMADGEMAGRVATDLEMKHGITIATLTKDGPQGSGEVHIGTMHRFKGLEYQKLAIIGASDGILPRTALVEQYENTDPNRYEREIKKSRSQLFVATTRARDALRISWHGNPSPFLPL
- a CDS encoding tyrosine-type recombinase/integrase; the encoded protein is MAGTVNLRTGKASLGAGYAPRTINHALTVISGFYEFHAHQGRGPVVNPVPHSAQRRRALGHRSPLEPTPVVGRARLRQRVPDRPPRSIPDRLWDELFAAMNCDRDRALLEIFVSSGARAKELLGIAVGDIDWSGQRIYVITKGTRAREAVPVSPQGLFRLALYLDAAGAPVDGEPVWRARRGPERPLSYWAMRRVMQRANTLLGTNWSLHDLRHTAAYRMANRGKLTLPEVQTIMRHADIQTTNRYLAVHVEELFDKLTEHYATPRPARHYPAGYAAADIEAVFGA